The proteins below come from a single Esox lucius isolate fEsoLuc1 chromosome 7, fEsoLuc1.pri, whole genome shotgun sequence genomic window:
- the LOC105008020 gene encoding NXPE family member 3 isoform X2: MVLYYQEFWECQDNHCLVNVFPQHIRGNIFPEHLDGNHTPFTTDTLSQSPDIICSGTSLRTFAPANNSLISKAEWESLVTDLQWPFPPVDFLSPQEATNSTKCSFSVVNSSLSHTVGGFVDVILTARDSKNRPKTYGGDFFQAKLYNTELKASTYGAVTDHFNGTYTVRLALLWPGPAKVSIRLVHSSEAVQVLCRHREQEPDKVYFLGHFEEGVKQETAICNAQRSSRLLGDGAQCCCEYKELVTGEEWFCQQPSSLPCHALTYHSMGGYQAALSQLEKTLLQSKDIVLQGDESVIYVKPGNETRSQTKCRPGLHTSVPSGFYLQDHWTSLVCDSKTFPSAQLVSGCLKNKQILMMGDSTLRQWFEYLEKTVPTLKRLNLYTSSQSGPFEAVDLQSNTRIIWRAHGIPIRTSKTPKADLHYIAREVEDLAGGPHSVVVFTIWAHFTTYPLASYAHRLAIIRRAVSSLLQRSPSTLVIIKSANTGYKDVYGSDWLSWQLDLTLRTMFRDLPVVLIDVWQMTSCHYSPDNIHPPPVVIQNEVDLFLSFVCPE; the protein is encoded by the exons ATGGTGTTATATTATCAAGAATTCTGG GAGTGTCAAGACAACCATTGCCTAGTAAATGTTTTCCCACAGCACATTCGAGGCAACATTTTCCCAGAACATTTGGATGGTAACCATACTCCCTTCACCACAGATACTTTGTCACAATCTCCAGATATTATTTGTAGTGGAACCAGCCTCAGGACATTTGCACCAGCCAACAACTCCCTAATAAGTAAAGCAGAATGGGAATCTCTGGTCACAGATCTACAATGGCCATTTCCCCCTGTTGACTTCCTATCACCACAGGAGGCAACAAACTCGACTAAATGCTCATTCTCTGTTGTCAACTCCAGTTTAAGCCACACAGTCGGAGGGTTTGTAGATGTGATTCTGACCGCTAGAGATTCCAAAAACAGGCCCAAAACCTATGGAGGGGACTTTTTTCAGGCCAAGTTGTATAACACAGAACTTAAGGCCAGTACTTATGGAGCCGTGACGGACCACTTCAATGGCACCTACACTGTCCGCCTGGCCCTTCTCTGGCCTGGACCGGCAAAGGTGTCCATCCGTTTAGTGCACTCCAGCGAGGCTGTACAGGTACTGTGCCGACATAGGGAGCAGGAACCAGACAAAGTCTACTTCCTGGGACACTTTGAGGAGGGTGTCAAGCAGGAAACAGCTATTTGCAATGCCCAGAGAAGTTCCAGGCTGCTGGGGGACGGCGCTCAGTGCTGCTGTGAATACAAAGAGCTGGTCACTGGAGAGGAATGGTTCTGTCAGCAACCATCGTCCCTGCCCTGCCATGCTTTGACCTACCACAGCATGGGTGGTTACCAGGCTGCACTCTCCCAGTTGGAGAAAACTCTTCTGCAGAG CAAAGACATTGTTCTGCAAGGTGATGAATCAGTTATCTATGTCAAACCAGGCAACGAAACAC GATCACAAACAAAATGCCGTCCTGGTTTGCACACCTCAGTCCCGTCTGGATTCTACCTCCAGGATCACTGGACATCCCTGGTGTGTGATTCAAAGACGTTTCCATCGGCCCAGCTGGTGTCAGGATGCCTGAAGAACAAACAGATCCTCATGATGGGTGACTCCACCCTCCGTCAGTGGTTCGAGTATCTGGAGAAAACTGTGCCAA CACTGAAACGGCTGAACCTCTACACCTCAAGCCAATCGGGCCCTTTTGAGGCGGTTGACCTCCAATCCAACACTCGTATCATCTGGCGGGCCCATGGGATACCAATTCGGACGAGCAAGACCCCCAAGGCTGACCTCCACTACATTGCCAGGGAGGTGGAGGATCTGGCAGGAGGGCCACACTCTGTGGTGGTCTTCACCATCTGGGCTCATTTCACCACGTACCCCTTGGCCAGCTACGCTCACCGCCTAGCCATCATCCGTCGGGCTGTGTCCTCGCTGCTGCAAcgctctccctccaccctggtTATCATCAAGTCCGCCAACACAGGCTACAAGGACGTGTACGGCAGCGACTGGCTCTCCTGGCAGCTTGACCTGACCCTCAGGACGATGTTCAGGGACCTGCCCGTGGTCCTCATTGACGTTTGGCAGATGACCTCCTGCCACTATTCCCCAGATAATATTCACCCGCCACCTGTGGTGATCCAAAATGAAGTTGACCTCTTCCTATCTTTTGTCTGCCCAGAATGA
- the LOC105008020 gene encoding NXPE family member 3 isoform X1, translating into MMFLLKRWCYIIKNSGWKGLLLLTVVILVLIIIDFLSECQDNHCLVNVFPQHIRGNIFPEHLDGNHTPFTTDTLSQSPDIICSGTSLRTFAPANNSLISKAEWESLVTDLQWPFPPVDFLSPQEATNSTKCSFSVVNSSLSHTVGGFVDVILTARDSKNRPKTYGGDFFQAKLYNTELKASTYGAVTDHFNGTYTVRLALLWPGPAKVSIRLVHSSEAVQVLCRHREQEPDKVYFLGHFEEGVKQETAICNAQRSSRLLGDGAQCCCEYKELVTGEEWFCQQPSSLPCHALTYHSMGGYQAALSQLEKTLLQSKDIVLQGDESVIYVKPGNETRSQTKCRPGLHTSVPSGFYLQDHWTSLVCDSKTFPSAQLVSGCLKNKQILMMGDSTLRQWFEYLEKTVPTLKRLNLYTSSQSGPFEAVDLQSNTRIIWRAHGIPIRTSKTPKADLHYIAREVEDLAGGPHSVVVFTIWAHFTTYPLASYAHRLAIIRRAVSSLLQRSPSTLVIIKSANTGYKDVYGSDWLSWQLDLTLRTMFRDLPVVLIDVWQMTSCHYSPDNIHPPPVVIQNEVDLFLSFVCPE; encoded by the exons ATGATGTTTCTCCTCAAGCGATGGTGTTATATTATCAAGAATTCTGG ATGGAAGGGACTGCTGTTACTGACTGTGGTTATACTTGTATTGATCATCATAGATTTTTTGTCA GAGTGTCAAGACAACCATTGCCTAGTAAATGTTTTCCCACAGCACATTCGAGGCAACATTTTCCCAGAACATTTGGATGGTAACCATACTCCCTTCACCACAGATACTTTGTCACAATCTCCAGATATTATTTGTAGTGGAACCAGCCTCAGGACATTTGCACCAGCCAACAACTCCCTAATAAGTAAAGCAGAATGGGAATCTCTGGTCACAGATCTACAATGGCCATTTCCCCCTGTTGACTTCCTATCACCACAGGAGGCAACAAACTCGACTAAATGCTCATTCTCTGTTGTCAACTCCAGTTTAAGCCACACAGTCGGAGGGTTTGTAGATGTGATTCTGACCGCTAGAGATTCCAAAAACAGGCCCAAAACCTATGGAGGGGACTTTTTTCAGGCCAAGTTGTATAACACAGAACTTAAGGCCAGTACTTATGGAGCCGTGACGGACCACTTCAATGGCACCTACACTGTCCGCCTGGCCCTTCTCTGGCCTGGACCGGCAAAGGTGTCCATCCGTTTAGTGCACTCCAGCGAGGCTGTACAGGTACTGTGCCGACATAGGGAGCAGGAACCAGACAAAGTCTACTTCCTGGGACACTTTGAGGAGGGTGTCAAGCAGGAAACAGCTATTTGCAATGCCCAGAGAAGTTCCAGGCTGCTGGGGGACGGCGCTCAGTGCTGCTGTGAATACAAAGAGCTGGTCACTGGAGAGGAATGGTTCTGTCAGCAACCATCGTCCCTGCCCTGCCATGCTTTGACCTACCACAGCATGGGTGGTTACCAGGCTGCACTCTCCCAGTTGGAGAAAACTCTTCTGCAGAG CAAAGACATTGTTCTGCAAGGTGATGAATCAGTTATCTATGTCAAACCAGGCAACGAAACAC GATCACAAACAAAATGCCGTCCTGGTTTGCACACCTCAGTCCCGTCTGGATTCTACCTCCAGGATCACTGGACATCCCTGGTGTGTGATTCAAAGACGTTTCCATCGGCCCAGCTGGTGTCAGGATGCCTGAAGAACAAACAGATCCTCATGATGGGTGACTCCACCCTCCGTCAGTGGTTCGAGTATCTGGAGAAAACTGTGCCAA CACTGAAACGGCTGAACCTCTACACCTCAAGCCAATCGGGCCCTTTTGAGGCGGTTGACCTCCAATCCAACACTCGTATCATCTGGCGGGCCCATGGGATACCAATTCGGACGAGCAAGACCCCCAAGGCTGACCTCCACTACATTGCCAGGGAGGTGGAGGATCTGGCAGGAGGGCCACACTCTGTGGTGGTCTTCACCATCTGGGCTCATTTCACCACGTACCCCTTGGCCAGCTACGCTCACCGCCTAGCCATCATCCGTCGGGCTGTGTCCTCGCTGCTGCAAcgctctccctccaccctggtTATCATCAAGTCCGCCAACACAGGCTACAAGGACGTGTACGGCAGCGACTGGCTCTCCTGGCAGCTTGACCTGACCCTCAGGACGATGTTCAGGGACCTGCCCGTGGTCCTCATTGACGTTTGGCAGATGACCTCCTGCCACTATTCCCCAGATAATATTCACCCGCCACCTGTGGTGATCCAAAATGAAGTTGACCTCTTCCTATCTTTTGTCTGCCCAGAATGA